The Bos indicus x Bos taurus breed Angus x Brahman F1 hybrid chromosome 11, Bos_hybrid_MaternalHap_v2.0, whole genome shotgun sequence genome includes a region encoding these proteins:
- the LRRTM1 gene encoding leucine-rich repeat transmembrane neuronal protein 1, with protein sequence MDFLLLGLCLHWLLRRPSGVVLCLLGACFQMLPAAPSGCPQLCRCEGRLLYCEALNLTEAPHNLSGLLGLSLRYNSLSELRAGQFTGLMQLTWLYLDHNHICSVQGDAFQKLRRVKELTLSSNQITQLANTTFRPMPNLRSVDLSYNKLQALAPDLFHGLRKLTTLHMRANAIQFVPVRIFQDCRSLKFLDIGYNQLKSLARNSFAGLFKLTELHLEHNDLVKVNFAHFPRLISLHSLCLRRNKVAIVVSSLDWVWNLEKMDLSGNEIEYMEPHVFETVPHLQSLQLDSNRLTYVEPRILNSWKSLTSITLAGNLWDCGRNVCALASWLSNFQGRYDGNLQCASPEYAQGEDVLDAVYAFHLCEEGAEPTSGHLLSAVTNRSDLGFPAGPATTLADDREGQPDSTPEPVTVALPGEHAENAVQIHKVVTGTMALIFSFLIVVLVLYVSWKCFPASLRQLRQCFVTQRRKQKQKQTMHQMAAMSAQEYYVDYKPNHIEGALVIINEYGSCTCHQQPARECEV encoded by the coding sequence ATGGATTTCCTGCTGCTCGGTCTCTGTCTACACTGGCTGCTGAGGAGGCCCTCGGGGGTGGTCTTGTGTTTGCTGGGGGCCTGCTTTCAGATGCTGCCCGCCGCCCCCAGCGGGTGCCCGCAGCTGTGCCGGTGCGAGGGGCGGCTGCTGTACTGCGAGGCGCTCAACCTCACCGAGGCGCCCCACAACCTGTCCGGCCTGCTGGGCTTGTCCCTGCGCTACAACAGCCTCTCGGAGCTGCGCGCCGGCCAGTTCACGGGGTTAATGCAGCTCACGTGGCTCTATCTGGATCACAATCACATCTGCTCGGTGCAGGGGGACGCCTTTCAGAAACTGCGCCGAGTTAAGGAACTCACCCTGAGTTCCAACCAGATCACCCAGCTGGCCAATACCACCTTCCGGCCCATGCCCAACCTGCGCAGCGTGGACCTCTCGTACAACAAGCTGCAGGCGCTGGCGCCCGACCTCTTCCATGGGCTGCGGAAGCTCACTACGCTGCACATGCGGGCCAATGCCATCCAGTTCGTGCCCGTGCGCATCTTCCAGGACTGCCGCAGCCTCAAGTTTCTCGACATCGGATACAATCAGCTCAAGAGTCTGGCGCGCAACTCTTTCGCCGGCTTGTTCAAGCTCACCGAGCTGCACCTGGAGCACAACGATTTGGTCAAGGTGAACTTCGCCCACTTCCCGCGCCTCATTTCCCTGCACTCGCTCTGCCTGAGGAGGAACAAGGTGGCCATTGTGGTCAGCTCGCTGGACTGGGTGTGGAACCTGGAGAAAATGGACCTGTCGGGCAACGAGATCGAGTACATGGAGCCCCACGTGTTCGAGACCGTGCCGCACCTCCAGTCCCTGCAGCTGGACTCCAACCGCCTCACCTACGTCGAGCCCCGGATCCTCAACTCCTGGAAGTCGCTGACCAGCATCACCCTGGCCGGGAACCTCTGGGACTGTGGGCGCAACGTGTGCGCCCTGGCCTCCTGGCTCAGCAACTTCCAGGGGCGCTACGATGGCAACTTGCAGTGCGCCAGCCCCGAGTACGCGCAGGGCGAGGACGTCCTGGACGCCGTGTACGCGTTCCACCTGTGTGAGGAGGGAGCCGAGCCCACCAGCGGCCACCTGCTCTCGGCCGTCACCAACCGCAGCGACTTGGGGTTCCCCGCCGGCCCGGCCACCACACTCGCTGACGACAGGGAGGGGCAGCCCGACAGCACGCCCGAGCCTGTCACCGTGGCTCTCCCCGGCGAACACGCTGAGAATGCCGTGCAGATCCACAAGGTGGTCACCGGCACCATGGCCCTCATTTTCTCCTTCCTCATCGTGGTCTTGGTGCTCTATGTCTCCTGGAAGTGTTTCCCAGCCAGCCTCAGGCAGCTCAGACAGTGCTTTGTCACGCAGCGCAGGAagcaaaagcagaaacagaccaTGCATCAGATGGCTGCCATGTCTGCCCAGGAATACTACGTTGATTACAAACCGAACCACATTGAGGGAGCCCTGGTCATCATCAACGAGTATGGCTCGTGTACCTGCCACCAGCAGCCCGCGAGAGAATGCGAGGTGTGA